The proteins below come from a single Dehalococcoidia bacterium genomic window:
- a CDS encoding glutamine synthetase family protein yields the protein MNREDAPQRAGDVLVAAREQGVRYVNLQFIDILGIAKSVTIPVERLGEAVEHGKWFDGSAIEGFARTAESDMYLLPDLTTFAVLPWEKGEDATARVFCWIYNPNGEPFPGDPRAALKRVLDEARAMGFRYQVGPELEFFLFNRHGGAISPLPHDRASYFDYSADQAAHVRREMIDALQAMGVVVESAHHEVAAGQHEIDLRYADALQTADNVVTVKYTLKAVAQAHGLYATFLPKPLYGVSGSGMHCHQSLADLQGRNLFADPADEYGLSEIARSFIAGQLAHARGMCAVLSPLVNSYKRLVAGYEAPVYISWARVNRSALIRVPKVSPGREDSTRLELRCPDPTCNPYLAFAVMLKAGLDGIRRELPLPDPIEENIFQFDEAELRRRNIGILPSTLGEAIAALLDDPVVQDALGDHILERFVEAKRLEWDSFRTYVTQWELDRYLEVY from the coding sequence GTGAACCGTGAGGATGCGCCCCAGCGAGCGGGGGACGTGCTGGTAGCGGCGCGCGAGCAGGGCGTGCGCTACGTCAACCTGCAGTTCATCGACATCCTCGGCATAGCCAAAAGCGTCACCATCCCCGTCGAACGGCTTGGCGAGGCAGTCGAACACGGCAAGTGGTTTGACGGCTCGGCAATTGAAGGCTTCGCGCGGACGGCAGAGTCGGACATGTACCTGCTGCCGGACCTCACGACCTTCGCGGTGCTGCCGTGGGAGAAGGGCGAAGACGCGACGGCGCGGGTGTTCTGCTGGATCTACAACCCGAATGGGGAGCCGTTCCCCGGCGACCCGCGCGCGGCCTTGAAGCGGGTGCTGGATGAAGCGCGGGCGATGGGCTTTCGGTATCAGGTCGGCCCCGAGTTGGAATTCTTTCTTTTCAACCGTCATGGAGGCGCCATCAGCCCTCTTCCTCACGACCGGGCGAGTTACTTCGACTATTCCGCCGACCAAGCTGCTCACGTGCGGCGGGAGATGATCGACGCGCTCCAAGCGATGGGCGTTGTCGTCGAGTCGGCGCATCACGAGGTGGCGGCAGGGCAGCACGAGATTGACCTCCGCTATGCCGATGCCCTCCAGACGGCTGACAATGTGGTGACGGTGAAATACACCCTGAAAGCAGTCGCACAGGCGCACGGTCTCTACGCCACCTTTCTCCCGAAGCCGCTTTATGGCGTGAGCGGGTCGGGCATGCACTGTCACCAGAGCTTGGCCGACCTTCAGGGGCGGAACCTGTTTGCCGATCCAGCCGATGAGTACGGCTTGTCGGAGATCGCGCGCTCGTTCATTGCCGGCCAGTTAGCGCATGCGCGGGGGATGTGCGCCGTGCTGTCGCCGCTCGTGAACAGCTATAAACGGCTGGTTGCCGGCTATGAAGCGCCGGTGTACATCTCGTGGGCGCGCGTCAACCGCTCGGCGCTGATCCGGGTGCCGAAGGTCAGCCCGGGACGGGAAGACTCGACGCGCCTCGAGCTCCGCTGTCCCGACCCGACCTGCAATCCGTACCTCGCCTTCGCGGTCATGCTGAAGGCCGGGCTTGATGGCATCCGCCGCGAGCTCCCGCTCCCGGACCCGATAGAAGAGAACATCTTCCAGTTTGATGAAGCAGAGCTCCGAAGACGCAATATTGGCATCCTTCCGAGCACACTTGGTGAAGCGATCGCGGCGCTTCTTGACGATCCGGTTGTCCAAGATGCGCTCGGAGATCATATTCTCGAGCGCTTCGTTGAAGCGAAACGCCTAGAGTGGGACTCGTTCCGAACCTATGTCACGCAATGGGAGCTAGATCGCTATCTTGAAGTCTACTAG